The Triticum aestivum cultivar Chinese Spring chromosome 3A, IWGSC CS RefSeq v2.1, whole genome shotgun sequence genome includes a region encoding these proteins:
- the LOC123060195 gene encoding uncharacterized protein, translating into MGRKKGAVGGAKSVAVPVPAQTEVEVEKEAKKAAPRKRNPCPGIRAVGGRIYDPENGKTCHQCRQKTTDFAVACKQPGGKGPCSTHFCHTCLSNRYGEDAKKAAKKARWACPKCRGICNCSFCRKKKGETPTGILAHAAKATGHSSVHELLKQGSDMVAAAQTLTSLPAKIKKEQKRALGTDDDADGIVVQGDENVGTDLNAFPSSPANKKLKKGASDESTDVLKTKTELPKGTLVTNVVGAKLEADDVGSAIQFYEFCRTFAEVFQIKKGQPEKVLQLITGGSRKGRVVPSVVADLHISLLSILQEDRGENPLDYSRDGDAWITETGRYICESTVISKELPLDCLNQGVSGYKKLSPSLKLHVLNFLCDETLSTATLRGLIVKQDEGATERKIAAREKIRAAKEKEKELKERLKNEMDKSMFLRKGEEIKSLISQIKELNEDKEAAVDDEKLGDLLRTKPVRKDKGVAYWKFDGYYKKTSIMRQEFDTTGNNDKWFMFTEEEEKVIGDHLAPRSQLQCKSHTQA; encoded by the exons ATGGGGAGGAAGAAGGGCGCCGTCGGCGGCGCGAAGAGCGTGGCCGTGCCCGTGCCGGCGCAGACGGAGGTGGAGGTTGAGAAGGAGGCCAAGAAAGCGGCTCCGAGGAAGCGCAACCCGTGCCCCGGAATCCGCGCCGTCGGCGGCCGGATCTACGACCCGGAGAACGGCAAGACCTGCCACCAG TGCCGTCAGAAAACAACGGACTTTGCGGTGGCCTGCAAGCAGCCCGGGGGGAAGGGGCCCTGCTCAACCCACTTCTGCCACACGTGCCTGTCCAACAG GTATGGCGAGGACGCGAAGAAGGCGGCCAAGAAGGCGCGCTGGGCCTGCCCTAAATGCAGGGGCATCTGCAACTGCAGCTTCTGCAG AAAGAAGAAAGGGGAGACTCCCACGGGGATACTGGCCCATGCCGCCAAGGCGACAGGGCACTCTTCCGTCCATGAGCTGCTGAAACAGGGCTCGGACATGGTGGCCGCTGCACAGACGCTGACCTCGCTCCCCGCGAAGATCAAGAAG GAACAAAAGAGGGCCCTAGGGACAGATGATGATGCTGATGGAATAGTGGTTCAAGGCGATGAGAATGTAGGGACTGATCTCAATGCATTTCCTTCATCTCCTGCCAACAAGAAGCTGAAGAAGGGCGCTTCTGATGAGAGCACTGATGTGCTCAAGACCAAAACTGAGCTACCCAAAGGTACTCTGGTCACTAATGTTGTAGGGGCCAAGCTGGAGGCCGACGATGTTGGGTCTGCGATTCAGTTTTATGAATTCTGCCGCACATTTGCTGAG GTGTTTCAAATAAAGAAGGGACAGCCTGAAAAAGTTCTTCAACTCATAACTGGAGGAAGCCGTAAAGGGCGAGTGGTGCCTTCAGTTGTTGCTGATCTTCACATTAGTTTGTTGTCTATCCTCCAAGAAGACAGAGGAGAGAA CCCTTTGGACTATTCAAGAGATGGGGATGCTTGGATAACTGAGACTGGCAGATATATTTGTGAATCCACAGTTATCTCGAAGGAACTACCTCTTGACTGTTTAAACCAAGGGGTATCAGGATATAAAAAGTTGAGCCCTTCTTTAAAGCTCCATGTGCTGAATTTTCTGTGTGATGAGACCCTTTCTACTGC AACATTAAGGGGCTTGATTGTCAAACAAGATGAAGGTGCCACTGAGAGAAAGATTGCTGCAAGAGAAAAAATCCGTGCTGCGAAGGAAAAG GAAAAAGAGCTTAAAGAAAGACTAAAGAATGAGATGGATAAATCAATGTTTCTGAGAAAAGGAGAAGAAATTAAGAGTCTCATTTCTCAAATTAAGGAGTTAAATGAAGACAAGGAGGCAGCAGTAGATG ATGAGAAGCTCGGAGATCTACTTAGGACAAAGCCTGTCAGGAAAGACAAAGGGGTTGCATACTGGAAGTTTGATGGTTATTACAAGAAGACCTCAATAATGCGCCAAG AGTTTGACACAACAGGGAACAATGACAAGTGGTTTATGTTCACTGAGGAAGAAGAAAAAGTAATTGGAGATCATTTGGCCCCAAG GTCCCAACTTCAGTGCAAGAGTCATACCCAGGCATGA